One genomic segment of Pseudorca crassidens isolate mPseCra1 chromosome X, mPseCra1.hap1, whole genome shotgun sequence includes these proteins:
- the LOC137216645 gene encoding putative CENPB DNA-binding domain-containing protein 1 — MSGSKHKSRGDVAGTAKKCQVITVERKVKVTERVERGEKMVDVAHSYNMNHSTIGTILKNKDKNMERVKSAVLIMSTIMLKHGKVMEEKEKLLSMWMQDQHQHRVLLSLMLIREKAKSLYEDLKKKHGEKSEGAYFNASHGWFHWFKARANIHEVKVVRQCLQLW; from the coding sequence atgtccggaagcaagcataaaagcagaggtgatgtagctggtactgctaaaaAGTGCCAAGTGATAACAGTGGAAAGAAAAGTGAAAGTAACTGAGAGAGTGGAGCGAGGTGAAAAGATGGTAGACGTCGCtcattcttataacatgaatcaTTCAACCATCGGCACgattctaaagaacaaggacaagaaCATGGAACGTGTGAAGTCTGCTGTGCTGATCATGTCAACAATAATGTTGAAAcatggaaaagtgatggaggagaaggagaaacttCTCAGTATGTGGATGCAGGATCAGCATCAGCATCGAGTCCtgctcagcttaatgctgattcgagagaaagctaaaagcctttatgaagacttgaagaagaaacacggAGAAAAATCAGAGGGTGCATattttaatgccagccatggctggtttcattGGTTCAAAGCTAGAGCCAACATTCACGAAGTAAAAGTGGTGAGGCAGTGTCTGCAGCTATGGTAG